A window from Cryptomeria japonica chromosome 1, Sugi_1.0, whole genome shotgun sequence encodes these proteins:
- the LOC131062488 gene encoding 3-dehydrosphinganine reductase TSC10A-like has translation MADILQVIGALSTVIAIIVISFLLSIWKPYTHVRSLQNKHVLITGGSTGIGLEIAKEAIAQGSYVTLIARNISKLNEAAHQILQELQCDKNRINIKVADVTDYEAISAAIKESFQWIPVDVLICNAGVAKVGYLEQMSVEWIDSIVGTNIRGTLYTLKVALPIMKERSFKHPSALVLVGSIASMYPLYGGGVYTATKYALKGLAENLRLELFPTNIGVSFACPGFVETPLLSEMEDSVTVPILAEVAETVTFYDRNKAENPRDVARVILGAVIQGKSFVATSGQGGKLLSLLTAGILPADSFVNAVINMIILVPMRIIGYVYAVIWINHRTRTIPVKPAAENFLAKPAEETFLVKPAADK, from the exons ATGGCAGACATTTTGCAAGTCATTGGCGCTCTATCTACTGTAATTGCTATTATAGTTATTTCATTCCTCTTGTCCATATGGAAACCTTACACTCATGTTCGAAGTCTGCAAAACAAGCATGTACTTATAACAGGTGGGTCAACTGGCATTGGCCTTGAGATTGCCAAAGAAGCTATTGCCCAAGGATCTTATGTAACACTCATAGCAAGAAATATTTCCAAACTCAACGAAGCTGCCCATCAAATCCTACAGGAGCTTCAATGTGACAAGAATAGGATCAACATCAAG GTTGCAGATGTAACAGACTATGAAGCCATATCTGCAGCTATCAAGGAATCCTTTCAATGGATACCAGTTGATGTGCTTATCTGCAATGCTGGGGTTGCTAAAGTTGGGTATCTGGAGCAGATGTCTGTTGAGTGGATTGATTCTATAGTGGGTACCAACATTAGAGGGACACTCTACACTTTGAAGGTGGCTCTTCCAATAATGAAGGAGAGGAGCTTCAAGCACCCCTCGGCTCTTGTGCTAGTTGGCTCTATTGCTTCTATG TATCCTTTGTACGGTGGTGGGGTTTACACTGCTACCAAGTATGCACTTAAAGGGCTTGCAGAGAACCTCAGGCTTGAGCTGTTTCCTACTAATATTGGAGTTAGTTTTGCATGTCCAGGATTTGTAGAAACTCCACTGCTAAGCGAAATGGAAG ATAGTGTAACCGTTCCAATCCTGGCAGAGGTAGCCGAAACAGTCACCTTTTATGACAGAAATAAAGCAGAGAATCCTAGGGATGTGGCAAGGGTTATTCTGGGTGCAGTTATACAAGGGAAATCTTTTGTAGCAACTAGTGGGCAGGGTGGTAAACTGCTGTCATTATTAACTGCTGGGATTTTGCCTGCTGATTCTTTTGTAAATGCTGTGATCAACATGATTATACTGGTACCCATGAGGATAATTGGATATGTTTATGCAGTCATATGGATCAACCATAGGACCAGGACCATCCCTGTTAAACCTGCTGCAGAGAACTTTCTTGCTAAGCCTGCTGAAGAGACCTTTCTTGTTAAGCCAGCTGCAGATAAATAA